Proteins encoded in a region of the Pirellulaceae bacterium genome:
- a CDS encoding vanadium-dependent haloperoxidase yields the protein MLRRKKNSLITLSLCLMSFYYWPGEADGQSVARQWNQALLDAIRIDFPAPTVHSRNLYHTSSAMYDAWATYDHVAQGHFFTEKHNSPDPQSAREESISFAAYRVLSHRYALALEPTTSQQHFANLMTRLGFDPSNTSTIGNSPSAIGNRIAAIVIQKTINDGCNETDPINAYRDNTGYVQSSTAMLVDYPSVYDGNLNEIDPNRWQPLLVDSLVSHNGGPLEARLQEYIGPHWGQVATFALGREHPTGTNRWSTIDPGPPPQFGGDDHQTYVDNVLELIRYSRSLDPNQGPGAKPINTSPAVNGNRPLGTNTGVGHAVNPTTGKPYPANYVKTADYGRVLAEFWADGPGSETPPGHWNVIANDVSDHPSLVKRIGGSGPVVDDLEWDTKLYFTLNGGTHDAAVAAWGTKRQYDYARPITMIRYLAALGQSTDPSLPSYHPDGLPLETGLVEMITADSIAPGGRHHNAFINANLTSDGVVQNFVSLDQIVGKLAINAWNHKPTSLENGNSGTDWILAENWVPYQNDDFVTPAFASYVSGHSTFSRAAAEVLTRFTGDAYFPDGLAEATFTPEFLDFEAGPSEPVTLQWATYYDAADEAGISRLWGGIHVPEDDFAGRIMGQVIGNDSFNLALQHFHGVPEPSSYLLLLSSLLFALKIKRNGGRNLRILDQLLRLAAPRH from the coding sequence ATGTTGCGCCGAAAAAAAAACTCACTCATCACACTATCGTTGTGCCTAATGAGTTTCTATTACTGGCCAGGCGAGGCAGATGGCCAGTCCGTTGCCCGTCAATGGAATCAAGCACTCTTAGATGCAATCCGCATTGACTTCCCTGCACCAACCGTACACTCCCGAAATCTCTATCACACTTCGTCAGCAATGTACGATGCTTGGGCCACCTATGACCATGTGGCTCAAGGCCATTTCTTCACCGAGAAACACAACTCACCGGATCCCCAGAGTGCCCGCGAAGAATCGATTAGTTTTGCCGCCTACCGGGTGCTCTCACACCGTTATGCACTCGCGTTGGAACCCACGACGTCACAACAACATTTTGCCAATTTGATGACGAGACTCGGGTTTGACCCCTCTAACACATCGACCATCGGGAATAGCCCCTCGGCCATTGGCAATCGAATCGCCGCAATTGTTATCCAAAAAACAATCAATGACGGTTGTAACGAAACTGATCCCATCAATGCCTACCGAGACAACACCGGCTATGTTCAATCGAGTACCGCGATGCTTGTTGACTACCCGTCTGTCTACGACGGAAATCTTAATGAAATCGATCCAAATCGGTGGCAACCACTTCTTGTTGATTCACTCGTCTCGCATAACGGCGGTCCGCTGGAAGCCCGCTTGCAAGAATATATCGGCCCCCATTGGGGCCAGGTGGCAACGTTTGCACTGGGGCGTGAGCATCCGACCGGCACGAATCGTTGGTCAACCATTGACCCGGGGCCACCACCCCAATTCGGTGGAGACGATCATCAAACCTATGTTGATAACGTGTTGGAATTGATCCGCTACAGTCGAAGTCTCGACCCTAATCAGGGTCCGGGCGCTAAGCCGATTAACACTTCACCTGCAGTTAATGGAAATCGTCCGCTTGGAACTAACACAGGCGTGGGACATGCCGTCAATCCCACCACAGGAAAGCCCTACCCTGCCAACTACGTCAAAACAGCGGACTACGGCCGGGTGTTGGCAGAGTTCTGGGCTGATGGACCCGGTTCAGAAACGCCCCCGGGACATTGGAACGTCATTGCAAATGACGTCTCTGATCATCCATCGCTTGTGAAGCGTATTGGCGGATCAGGGCCGGTTGTCGACGACCTCGAATGGGACACAAAATTATATTTTACGCTCAACGGGGGTACCCATGATGCGGCGGTCGCCGCCTGGGGCACAAAACGACAGTATGACTATGCACGACCAATCACAATGATTCGTTACCTAGCGGCGCTGGGGCAATCGACGGATCCTTCACTCCCCTCTTACCATCCGGACGGATTGCCATTAGAGACTGGCCTGGTTGAAATGATTACCGCCGACTCCATAGCGCCCGGTGGTCGGCATCACAATGCCTTCATCAATGCCAATCTTACCAGCGACGGCGTGGTCCAAAACTTTGTGTCACTCGACCAGATCGTCGGTAAATTAGCCATCAACGCTTGGAATCACAAACCGACTTCCCTAGAAAATGGAAACAGTGGAACCGATTGGATCCTCGCCGAGAATTGGGTGCCCTACCAGAATGACGACTTTGTGACTCCCGCATTTGCCTCCTATGTCTCGGGGCACAGCACTTTCAGTCGTGCGGCTGCAGAAGTATTGACGCGGTTCACTGGTGATGCTTACTTCCCCGACGGCTTGGCCGAAGCTACCTTCACGCCCGAATTTCTTGACTTTGAAGCCGGCCCCAGTGAGCCAGTCACGCTCCAGTGGGCAACCTACTACGATGCGGCTGACGAAGCCGGTATTTCCCGCCTCTGGGGAGGAATTCATGTACCGGAAGATGATTTTGCCGGGCGAATCATGGGCCAAGTGATTGGCAATGACAGCTTCAACCTGGCACTCCAACATTTCCATGGCGTCCCGGAACCTTCCTCCTACCTCCTGCTGTTGAGCTCACTTCTGTTCGCACTCAAGATCAAGCGAAACGGAGGCCGAAATCTCAGAATTCTCGACCAACTTTTGCGCCTCGCCGCCCCACGACACTAG
- a CDS encoding arylsulfatase, giving the protein MMIRKYRISALCIVAAAFLTMVQPSFAESQRPNIITILVDDLGYSDLGCYGGEIDTPNLDRLAEGGVRFTQFYNTSRCCPSRASLLTGLYPHQTGIGFMAYRDYGHGYRPNLIEECVTFAEVLQDAGYQTMMSGKWHVGHTDLIARPEVRGFQKFTGIYSHVDSYWKVLKGCDIYRDKQLFIEAQENPTNPYRPEAEFYTTDFFTDVALDYISQATNSSSQPFLLHLCYNVPHFPLETPDDLIDKYRGRYMRGWDVLRKEKLERMKRMGLVSQNQQLPEVKGFRNDKVPGFSEVGVETESLPAWESLSPEDQREMDFRRAMYAGQIDNLDQNIGRLITHLKQQGIFDNTVIAFISDNGCSGEMGLFGMNWKKGRDDHVKSGWNRYDYRSDNYQEWRNKSGWSISQGQCWAAYSNTPLRKFKKFVHEGGIASPFILHWPAGINRPGSISSKEFFHLIDVMPTLCDIAEAEYPKRYQGKAIPPMEGISMLPFIKNPNAPAKKRTIFWQHENHSAVRDGHWKLVTGNDRSDKTWELYNLSDDRSETRNLAANEPEKVALLKGKWAEWAERVSATPFPEQRVDEKSVNP; this is encoded by the coding sequence ATGATGATTCGAAAATATAGAATTTCAGCGTTATGCATTGTTGCCGCCGCATTTCTCACCATGGTTCAACCCTCGTTTGCTGAGTCTCAACGCCCAAATATCATTACCATTTTGGTGGATGATTTGGGCTATTCTGATCTCGGCTGCTATGGCGGTGAAATCGATACCCCGAACCTTGATCGACTTGCCGAGGGCGGCGTTCGTTTCACGCAGTTCTACAATACCTCTCGCTGCTGTCCGTCACGGGCAAGTCTGCTGACAGGGCTCTATCCGCATCAGACAGGAATCGGCTTTATGGCTTATCGTGACTACGGTCACGGTTATCGTCCAAATCTGATCGAGGAGTGCGTGACCTTTGCGGAAGTTTTGCAAGACGCCGGTTACCAAACGATGATGTCAGGGAAATGGCACGTGGGGCATACGGATTTGATCGCCCGCCCGGAAGTCCGCGGCTTCCAGAAGTTCACCGGGATCTATTCCCACGTCGATAGCTACTGGAAAGTACTCAAAGGCTGCGATATCTACCGTGACAAGCAGCTGTTTATCGAAGCTCAAGAAAATCCTACCAATCCCTATCGTCCGGAAGCCGAATTTTACACAACCGATTTCTTCACTGATGTTGCGCTCGATTACATTAGTCAGGCGACGAACAGTTCGTCCCAGCCATTCCTGCTGCATCTCTGTTACAACGTCCCGCACTTTCCACTCGAAACGCCTGACGACTTGATCGATAAGTACCGAGGTCGATACATGAGGGGCTGGGATGTGCTTCGCAAGGAGAAGCTCGAACGAATGAAACGGATGGGGCTGGTTTCACAGAACCAACAACTGCCCGAGGTCAAAGGATTCCGTAACGACAAAGTTCCTGGCTTCAGCGAGGTCGGTGTCGAAACCGAAAGCCTTCCTGCCTGGGAATCGCTCTCCCCGGAAGATCAAAGAGAAATGGACTTTCGCCGAGCGATGTACGCTGGCCAAATCGACAATCTGGATCAGAATATCGGCCGGTTGATAACTCACTTAAAGCAGCAGGGGATCTTCGACAACACCGTGATCGCTTTCATTTCCGACAACGGCTGTTCCGGAGAAATGGGGCTTTTTGGTATGAATTGGAAGAAGGGCCGGGACGACCACGTGAAATCTGGCTGGAACCGATATGATTACCGATCGGATAACTACCAAGAGTGGCGCAATAAGAGCGGTTGGTCAATCTCGCAGGGCCAGTGCTGGGCAGCCTACTCAAATACGCCGCTGCGGAAGTTCAAGAAGTTTGTTCATGAAGGCGGCATTGCGAGTCCGTTTATTCTCCATTGGCCAGCCGGAATCAATCGACCTGGCTCCATCTCATCGAAGGAATTTTTCCACTTAATCGACGTGATGCCAACGCTTTGCGATATTGCCGAGGCGGAGTATCCGAAGAGGTACCAAGGAAAAGCGATTCCGCCGATGGAAGGTATTAGCATGCTACCTTTTATTAAGAATCCAAACGCGCCAGCCAAGAAACGAACGATCTTTTGGCAACACGAAAATCACTCGGCTGTCCGTGACGGCCATTGGAAGCTGGTCACCGGTAATGACCGATCAGACAAAACCTGGGAGCTGTACAATCTCAGCGACGATCGCAGTGAGACCCGTAACCTGGCCGCAAACGAACCTGAGAAAGTCGCGTTGTTGAAAGGCAAGTGGGCCGAATGGGCGGAGCGAGTTTCCGCGACTCCTTTTCCGGAGCAGCGCGTCGATGAGAAATCGGTCAATCCGTAA
- a CDS encoding glycoside hydrolase family 127 protein — MKIGVLAILVLPLCLQVTVDLAVADYPLQPVPFNRVEMTSDFWRPRLETQRKTLVPFAFERTQPGVEHLQAARDFLAGKELKGHRPHRFIDSDLYKVMEGAAYLLQLRRDLDLEAKLDELATLIEAAQEGNGYLYPSHTTRVGKKQHMMGDSPFTFVVHSHELYNVGHLYEAAIAYYQATGKRRLLDVAEKNAQHINQVFFVGDPKYNQGKPIRQAPGHQELELALVKLHRVTGKQLYLDMARKFLEIRGVTYVPQGEGVMAPTYAQQHAPVMQQKEAVGHAVRATYLYSAMADVGTLTGEAGYGETLDQIWGNITNTRMHITGGLGAVHGIEGFGPQYELPNADAFNETCAAVGNVLFNYRMFLLHKDAKYLDVAEVALLNNVLAAVNLAGNRFFYVNPLDADGKHPFNHGTAGRAPWFGTACCPSNMARLLPQVPGMTYAHDDRDIYITFYAESRTEILLDEVKIGLEQLTAYPNDGEISVVVNPDKPQRFRMLLRIPTWTGERFVPGELYRYMGPSAEPVKLTVNGEEIPMQIEKGFVAIDRQWKAGDRVRLILPMQVRINDCHPSVKANVQRIALTRGPFVLCAEGVDNGGATQRFFFSKTPDLENASVTTNKIDSGSFLQVRVDAETVTADASVKDLPLNLIPYYAWNNRGVSSMTVWFPRDQELAVFDPHRLPKESIFSKVTASHTFDEDTVTAIGDRKEPHYSSGRKVARWTSRPQRGKPQWIEARFEETKSLRSVGVYWMQDQFDVKFPAQWSLEVEENGKWKPFQLYVTDEYGTRANQYNVVHPAGPVDCDAIRVRMTPRENACVGILELMTEFENP; from the coding sequence ATGAAGATTGGGGTTTTGGCAATCCTTGTTTTGCCTCTTTGTCTTCAAGTGACGGTGGATTTGGCAGTTGCTGACTATCCTTTGCAGCCGGTGCCGTTCAATCGAGTGGAAATGACGAGTGATTTTTGGCGTCCACGGTTGGAGACGCAACGTAAGACGCTTGTGCCCTTTGCGTTTGAACGCACTCAACCGGGGGTCGAACACCTTCAAGCTGCCCGCGATTTTCTCGCGGGCAAGGAATTGAAAGGGCATCGGCCACACCGGTTTATTGACTCCGATCTGTATAAGGTGATGGAGGGTGCGGCTTATTTGTTGCAGTTGCGTCGAGATCTGGATCTGGAAGCAAAGCTTGACGAACTGGCGACGCTGATCGAGGCCGCGCAAGAGGGAAACGGATATCTTTATCCCTCGCACACAACGCGTGTGGGTAAAAAACAACACATGATGGGGGACTCGCCATTTACGTTTGTCGTTCATAGTCACGAGCTCTACAACGTCGGGCATCTTTACGAGGCAGCGATCGCTTACTATCAAGCTACAGGAAAACGGCGATTACTCGATGTCGCTGAAAAGAATGCTCAGCACATCAATCAAGTCTTCTTTGTTGGCGATCCAAAATACAATCAGGGCAAGCCGATCCGCCAGGCACCTGGTCATCAGGAACTGGAATTAGCTTTGGTCAAGCTGCATCGGGTAACCGGAAAGCAGCTCTACCTTGACATGGCGAGAAAGTTTCTTGAAATACGCGGCGTAACGTACGTTCCGCAGGGTGAAGGCGTGATGGCACCCACCTACGCTCAACAGCATGCGCCTGTCATGCAGCAGAAAGAAGCCGTCGGTCATGCGGTACGCGCGACATACCTTTACTCGGCGATGGCCGATGTTGGAACGCTGACCGGAGAGGCCGGTTATGGCGAGACGCTTGATCAAATCTGGGGAAACATTACCAATACGCGGATGCATATCACCGGTGGGCTCGGTGCGGTTCATGGGATCGAGGGTTTTGGGCCTCAGTACGAACTTCCCAATGCGGACGCTTTCAATGAAACCTGCGCCGCAGTGGGCAATGTGCTTTTCAACTACCGCATGTTTCTGTTGCACAAAGACGCCAAGTATTTGGATGTTGCAGAGGTTGCATTACTGAATAATGTGCTTGCTGCGGTGAACCTTGCAGGCAATCGTTTCTTCTACGTCAACCCGCTGGACGCGGACGGCAAGCATCCGTTCAATCACGGTACTGCCGGGCGAGCTCCGTGGTTTGGTACGGCTTGCTGTCCGTCGAACATGGCTCGTCTGTTGCCGCAGGTGCCCGGTATGACTTATGCCCATGATGATCGGGACATCTACATCACGTTCTACGCCGAGAGTCGCACGGAGATTCTGTTGGACGAGGTGAAGATTGGACTTGAGCAGCTGACGGCTTATCCGAATGATGGCGAAATCAGCGTGGTCGTGAATCCCGATAAGCCTCAGCGGTTTCGCATGCTGTTAAGGATACCGACCTGGACAGGCGAGCGTTTTGTGCCGGGGGAGTTATACCGTTATATGGGTCCGTCTGCTGAGCCCGTTAAACTGACTGTCAACGGCGAAGAGATTCCAATGCAGATCGAGAAGGGCTTCGTGGCCATCGACCGGCAATGGAAAGCGGGCGATCGCGTGCGGTTGATTCTGCCGATGCAGGTCCGTATCAACGATTGTCATCCCTCGGTGAAGGCAAATGTGCAACGCATTGCACTGACACGCGGCCCTTTTGTCCTGTGTGCGGAGGGTGTCGATAACGGTGGTGCGACACAACGTTTCTTTTTCTCAAAGACTCCCGATCTTGAAAATGCGAGCGTGACGACAAATAAGATTGACTCAGGGTCGTTCCTACAAGTAAGAGTCGATGCCGAGACGGTCACGGCAGACGCGTCGGTGAAAGATTTACCGTTGAACTTGATTCCCTACTACGCGTGGAACAATCGGGGTGTCAGTTCGATGACCGTTTGGTTTCCTCGTGATCAAGAGCTGGCGGTATTTGACCCACATCGATTGCCCAAGGAGAGCATTTTCTCGAAAGTCACTGCCTCGCACACGTTTGACGAAGACACCGTCACTGCCATTGGTGACAGGAAGGAACCGCACTATTCCAGCGGCAGAAAAGTTGCCCGTTGGACCAGTCGTCCGCAGCGAGGAAAGCCCCAATGGATCGAAGCTCGATTCGAGGAAACCAAGAGTCTGCGAAGTGTTGGCGTTTATTGGATGCAGGACCAATTCGATGTGAAATTTCCGGCTCAATGGTCGCTGGAAGTCGAAGAGAATGGGAAGTGGAAGCCGTTCCAACTGTATGTGACGGACGAGTACGGAACGCGTGCAAATCAATACAACGTTGTCCACCCGGCAGGGCCTGTCGACTGCGACGCGATTCGCGTGCGAATGACGCCCCGCGAAAATGCTTGTGTGGGGATACTCGAATTGATGACAGAATTTGAGAATCCATAG
- a CDS encoding sulfatase, whose protein sequence is MSKQQLPGFVVLLLIFPAAVAAQESNQPDTSNQRVSQMPNLIILLADDLGYGELGCQGNPQIPTPHIDAIAGAGVRFTSGYVTAPNCSPSRAGILTGRFGTRFGHEFNPTGAKNEDPEKGLPLKEKTLADALTSNGYVTGLFGKWHLGGSAHYHPMRRGFDEFFGFTHEGHYFVPEPWKGVTTWLRRATLPGGGKGRRTFGKVTYSTHMKYSEPDYDANNPIVRGSQPINEEEYLTDALTREAVDFIDRQQDKPFFLLLAYNAVHSPLQAADQYMKKFEQIEDVQRRIFAAMLANLDDSVGAITDKLRRLGLEQDTILVFLSDNGGPTRELTSSNLPLRGEKGQMYEGGIRVPMMVRWPGRLPAGKTYNRPVISTDLFATLSAAAELPLPQKAKLDSVNLLPYLTGEAQGDPHSSLYWRQGEKRALRKGDLKIVRQFPSKQWKLFDLSKDISEQHDLSASQPERLDELVNDWNELNSQMVEPAFR, encoded by the coding sequence ATGTCAAAACAACAACTCCCTGGTTTTGTGGTATTGCTGCTGATTTTCCCTGCCGCAGTCGCCGCCCAAGAATCGAATCAGCCCGATACAAGCAATCAGCGTGTGTCCCAGATGCCCAACTTGATCATTCTGCTGGCCGACGACTTAGGCTACGGAGAGCTTGGCTGCCAGGGGAATCCACAAATCCCGACACCTCATATCGATGCGATTGCGGGGGCAGGGGTTCGTTTTACTTCGGGCTATGTCACCGCACCAAATTGCAGTCCGTCGCGAGCGGGGATTCTGACTGGTCGTTTCGGCACTCGCTTTGGCCATGAGTTCAATCCCACTGGTGCGAAAAACGAAGACCCCGAAAAGGGACTTCCACTGAAAGAAAAAACGCTGGCCGATGCGCTGACAAGCAATGGCTATGTCACAGGACTGTTCGGTAAATGGCATTTGGGTGGATCGGCCCATTATCACCCCATGCGTCGTGGCTTCGACGAATTTTTCGGGTTCACTCACGAGGGACATTACTTCGTCCCCGAACCTTGGAAGGGCGTGACGACGTGGTTGCGTCGCGCAACTTTGCCTGGCGGTGGCAAGGGACGCCGAACGTTTGGAAAGGTCACCTACAGCACGCACATGAAATACAGCGAACCGGATTACGACGCCAACAATCCGATCGTACGCGGAAGCCAACCCATTAACGAAGAGGAATATCTGACGGATGCCCTGACACGTGAAGCAGTCGATTTCATCGACCGACAACAAGACAAACCGTTCTTCCTCTTGCTCGCCTACAACGCGGTCCACAGTCCTCTCCAGGCCGCCGATCAGTACATGAAAAAATTTGAACAGATCGAAGATGTACAGCGACGTATCTTTGCTGCCATGCTTGCGAATCTTGATGACAGCGTTGGAGCGATTACCGACAAACTTCGTCGCTTGGGCCTCGAGCAGGACACGATTCTTGTTTTTCTCAGTGACAATGGTGGCCCAACTCGAGAACTGACGAGCAGCAACCTGCCTCTTCGGGGAGAAAAAGGGCAAATGTATGAAGGCGGCATTCGCGTTCCGATGATGGTGCGTTGGCCTGGCAGATTGCCTGCCGGGAAAACGTATAACCGGCCTGTGATCAGCACGGATCTGTTTGCAACCCTCTCTGCGGCGGCGGAGCTTCCCCTCCCCCAGAAAGCGAAGCTGGATAGCGTTAACCTTTTGCCCTATCTCACAGGTGAAGCGCAGGGGGATCCCCATTCGAGCCTCTATTGGCGCCAAGGCGAGAAGCGGGCCCTGCGTAAAGGCGACCTGAAGATTGTTCGGCAGTTTCCGAGCAAACAATGGAAACTCTTTGATCTGTCCAAAGATATTTCGGAACAACATGATTTGTCAGCGAGTCAGCCTGAACGACTCGATGAACTGGTTAACGATTGGAACGAACTCAATTCGCAAATGGTTGAACCTGCTTTCCGATAA
- a CDS encoding sulfatase, whose amino-acid sequence MSLLTGLSQAADPMNIVVLYADDWRHDTLGCAGNPVVETPTLDALAEQGMRFTHNCVTTSICGISRANLYTGQWMSRHGADRFIMWKTPWEETYPGLLRENGYYLGHVGKWHNAPFPKDKWDFSTVYHGRHWYQDKNSPGGKIHVTQRNERDALQFLKTRPQDKPFYLTVAFFATHAEDQHKDQFLPQPESMQRYKDVAIPVPPNATEASWERLPEFFDEKNEGRNRWHWRFDDPDKYQRMMKNYYRMASEVDSTCGAVLDELRQQGVLDKTLVIFTTDNGYYHGEHGLADKWYPHQESIRVPLIIRDPRMEKSQQGATNDDFTLSVDLAPTILNAAGISSPERMQGRDIAPLYLAQQKPQWRTEFFYEHPTFRNADFIPASEALVRKEFKYMYWPDHDVEQLFDLQKDPREETDLAKNPDYAKKLGEMRQRFQQLKADAR is encoded by the coding sequence ATGAGTCTGCTGACCGGGTTGAGCCAAGCTGCCGATCCGATGAACATTGTTGTGCTCTACGCGGACGATTGGCGGCATGACACGCTTGGCTGCGCGGGAAATCCAGTCGTCGAGACACCGACGCTTGATGCACTCGCCGAACAGGGTATGCGGTTTACTCACAACTGCGTCACCACCTCGATTTGTGGGATTAGCCGAGCCAATCTTTATACTGGTCAGTGGATGTCACGGCACGGGGCTGACCGGTTTATCATGTGGAAGACTCCGTGGGAGGAAACCTATCCAGGTTTACTACGTGAAAACGGCTATTACCTTGGGCATGTGGGGAAGTGGCACAACGCACCGTTCCCGAAGGATAAGTGGGATTTTTCCACGGTTTATCACGGCCGACATTGGTACCAAGACAAGAACAGTCCGGGCGGTAAGATCCACGTGACTCAACGCAACGAACGGGATGCACTCCAGTTCCTCAAGACGCGACCCCAAGACAAGCCTTTCTATCTGACAGTCGCGTTTTTCGCGACTCACGCAGAGGACCAGCACAAGGACCAGTTCCTGCCTCAACCCGAATCGATGCAGCGGTACAAGGATGTTGCGATTCCTGTTCCGCCCAACGCAACCGAGGCTTCTTGGGAGCGTCTGCCGGAATTTTTCGACGAGAAAAATGAAGGCCGTAATCGCTGGCACTGGCGTTTCGATGATCCCGACAAGTACCAAAGGATGATGAAAAACTATTACCGTATGGCGAGCGAGGTTGACTCGACTTGTGGCGCCGTGCTGGACGAACTCAGACAGCAGGGCGTGCTCGATAAGACACTCGTGATCTTCACGACAGACAACGGCTACTATCATGGTGAGCATGGCCTGGCGGACAAGTGGTATCCCCATCAGGAAAGCATTCGCGTGCCGCTGATCATACGAGATCCACGGATGGAAAAATCCCAACAGGGTGCGACGAATGACGACTTCACGCTCAGCGTCGACCTTGCCCCAACAATCCTCAACGCCGCCGGTATTTCAAGCCCGGAACGGATGCAAGGACGCGACATCGCACCACTCTATCTCGCCCAGCAGAAACCGCAGTGGCGCACGGAATTCTTTTACGAGCATCCGACGTTTCGAAATGCGGATTTTATTCCCGCCTCCGAAGCACTCGTGCGCAAAGAGTTTAAATATATGTATTGGCCGGATCACGACGTCGAGCAATTGTTCGATTTACAGAAGGACCCACGTGAGGAGACTGACCTCGCGAAAAACCCCGACTACGCGAAAAAGCTTGGCGAGATGCGTCAACGTTTCCAGCAACTCAAGGCGGACGCTCGATAA
- a CDS encoding sulfatase-like hydrolase/transferase, with product MSKFILTIATSLLSVLWGITLAAEERSARPNIVWISLEDITPMMGCYGDEYARTPVFDQLADMSIRYTKAHSIAPVCSVSRSSIITGMYPTSLGTQHHRSNVGQPPAFVEMLPNLMREAGYYTSNNAKKDYNIGGDRWHESSKKAHWRNRPDKEQPFFAVFNFGACHSSITKISEDGIVQQRLDRLKSEDFHDPAKAPIPPYHPDVPVFRKAWSRYYDAVTQVDYQAGEIIQQLKDDGLWEDTIVFVWADHGVGMPRGKHNAWEQGTHVPLIVRFPKGYQHLAPANPGSTIDGLVTLMDLGPSVLAMADLETPSWMDGQPLLCQTGPGEIDYHDFLIGMRDRLDSRYEMVRSVRDNRFRYQRNFFSHLPFKPYEDYEFNAPVLKRWVELARQGELTGPQAMLNRRFKPLEELYDSQYDPHMIHNVIDDPRYAEVAEKMRKRLHDWMLETRDLALIEESETLQRAVSHASHWDLGQSLENYEQILDTADLQIQGKTAIPRLLDRMKDADAAVRFWAVLGLVTLRSNDTDVIAGLLDATKDESVSVSTTAADGLFNLGRYEAGLPAIIAALNHPVPAARVRASCILDTQPPSANNALQPALAALRGAAAQMNVKELRGIPYGLNQPFERAMKAITGEETYYRWSSDGLGQYRDEESP from the coding sequence ATGTCGAAATTCATTTTGACAATCGCGACCTCCCTGTTGTCTGTTTTGTGGGGTATCACGCTTGCTGCCGAAGAACGCTCTGCCCGCCCCAACATTGTTTGGATTTCACTCGAAGATATCACGCCGATGATGGGCTGTTATGGCGACGAATACGCGCGCACTCCCGTATTCGATCAGCTCGCGGACATGAGTATTCGCTATACCAAGGCACATTCAATTGCGCCCGTTTGTTCGGTGTCTCGTTCGAGCATCATCACCGGTATGTATCCAACTTCATTGGGAACGCAACATCATCGCAGCAATGTGGGACAACCACCTGCGTTTGTCGAAATGCTTCCGAATCTGATGCGTGAAGCGGGTTATTACACCAGCAACAACGCTAAGAAGGATTACAACATTGGAGGTGATCGTTGGCACGAAAGTTCGAAGAAAGCCCATTGGAGGAATCGGCCTGACAAAGAGCAGCCGTTCTTTGCCGTCTTCAATTTTGGAGCCTGCCATTCCAGCATCACAAAGATCTCTGAAGATGGGATCGTTCAGCAGCGATTGGATCGACTTAAGTCGGAAGATTTTCACGATCCTGCGAAGGCTCCGATTCCTCCCTATCATCCCGACGTGCCTGTATTTCGCAAGGCGTGGTCGCGCTACTACGACGCGGTCACTCAGGTGGACTATCAGGCCGGTGAAATCATCCAACAGTTGAAAGATGACGGACTCTGGGAAGACACCATTGTTTTCGTCTGGGCCGATCATGGTGTTGGCATGCCGCGAGGAAAACACAACGCCTGGGAGCAGGGCACGCATGTTCCACTGATCGTTCGATTTCCGAAGGGATATCAGCACTTGGCGCCAGCAAATCCTGGATCGACGATTGACGGTCTGGTGACACTAATGGATCTCGGACCATCTGTCCTGGCAATGGCTGATTTAGAAACGCCTAGCTGGATGGATGGCCAGCCCTTGCTGTGTCAGACGGGGCCCGGTGAAATTGACTATCACGACTTCTTGATTGGTATGAGAGATCGCTTAGATAGCCGCTATGAAATGGTTCGCAGCGTGCGTGACAATCGATTTCGTTATCAACGTAACTTTTTCTCTCACCTGCCTTTCAAACCATACGAAGATTATGAATTTAACGCTCCGGTTTTAAAGAGATGGGTTGAGCTCGCGAGACAGGGTGAGCTAACCGGACCGCAGGCGATGCTTAACCGACGTTTTAAGCCCTTGGAGGAGCTGTATGATTCCCAATACGATCCTCACATGATTCATAACGTGATCGATGATCCTCGTTATGCAGAAGTCGCGGAAAAGATGCGGAAGCGGCTTCACGATTGGATGCTCGAAACCCGCGACCTGGCCTTGATCGAGGAGTCTGAAACGTTGCAACGGGCGGTATCCCACGCATCGCACTGGGATTTGGGTCAGTCTCTGGAAAACTACGAGCAGATCCTCGACACGGCTGACCTGCAGATCCAGGGCAAAACGGCAATTCCTCGGCTGCTTGACCGGATGAAAGATGCTGATGCAGCCGTCCGCTTTTGGGCCGTGCTTGGGTTGGTGACTCTTCGGTCCAACGATACCGATGTCATTGCCGGTTTGTTGGATGCCACGAAGGACGAATCGGTCAGTGTTTCAACAACTGCGGCCGACGGCCTTTTTAACCTCGGCCGCTATGAAGCGGGGCTTCCAGCGATCATCGCTGCGTTGAACCATCCGGTTCCAGCTGCCCGAGTGAGGGCTTCATGTATTCTCGACACGCAGCCTCCATCTGCCAACAACGCACTCCAGCCCGCCCTGGCAGCATTACGAGGTGCGGCCGCCCAGATGAACGTAAAAGAATTGCGAGGTATTCCCTACGGGCTCAATCAGCCATTTGAGCGTGCGATGAAAGCCATCACTGGGGAAGAAACTTATTATCGTTGGAGTTCGGATGGCTTAGGGCAATACCGGGATGAGGAATCGCCATGA